The Pseudomonas sp. SCB32 DNA window TCTGCGCCCGCACCCGCCCCACTCGACACCACCGCCCCGCTCAGGGATAAAGGCTGCACTTCGCCGTTAGGAGTGAGCCATGCGTTTCCCCTCAATGACCGCCCTCCGCGTGCTGGATGCCGTCGCCCGCCTGGGCAGCCTGTCTGGCGCGGCCAGCGAGCTGAGCCTGACCCGCAGCGCCGTCAGCCACCAGTTGCACAGCCTGGAAGACTGCCTGGGCATTCCCCTCACCGAGCGGGTCGGCCGTGGCATCGCGCTCACCTACCACGGCGAATGCTTCGCCCGTGAAACCCAGCGCGCCCTGGCGATCCTCAACGAGGCGCGGCGCTTCGCCAATGCCGAGGAAATCTCCGGTCGCCTGTGCGTGAGCTGCACACCGGGCTTCGCCACCTACTGGCTGTGCCACCAGATAGGCAAGTTCCAGCGCGCCCATCCGCAGGTGGAGCTGAACCTGGTCTCGCCACGGATTCCCGACGATGTCTCCAACCGCGACGTCGACCTGTTCATTGCCTACGGCGTGGGCGACTGGACGGACCTGCACGTCGACCTGATCGCCACCCTCGACACCTTCCCGGTGTGCAGCCCATCGCTGCTCAACTCCATCGGCGGCCTGGACTCGCCGGAAGACCTCGCCAACCTGCCCTTCCTGCACATGGTCGATCACTCCGACTGGCTGCTGTGGACGGCCGCCGCCGGGGTGAAGAACCTCAACGTGCGCAATGGCATCGTCTTCTCCGACGCGCACCTGGTGCAGTCGGCGGCCATCGCCGGGCAGGGCGTGGCGATGGGCGATGCGCTGGTCAGCGGCGATGCCATGGCCAAAGGGCAACTGGTGCGGCTGTTCAACGTCGCCATCGAACCGCCCAACCGCTACTACTTCGTCACCGACCCGGCCAAGTCCGAACGCCCGGACGTACGGGCCTTCAAGGCCTGGATGAAGGCGGAACTGCGGATGTCCGAGCAGTTCCGCCAGGGCGGCCGCAACGTGATGATTGGTGAATGATTTCGAACAATGAGGGCAA harbors:
- a CDS encoding LysR substrate-binding domain-containing protein; its protein translation is MRFPSMTALRVLDAVARLGSLSGAASELSLTRSAVSHQLHSLEDCLGIPLTERVGRGIALTYHGECFARETQRALAILNEARRFANAEEISGRLCVSCTPGFATYWLCHQIGKFQRAHPQVELNLVSPRIPDDVSNRDVDLFIAYGVGDWTDLHVDLIATLDTFPVCSPSLLNSIGGLDSPEDLANLPFLHMVDHSDWLLWTAAAGVKNLNVRNGIVFSDAHLVQSAAIAGQGVAMGDALVSGDAMAKGQLVRLFNVAIEPPNRYYFVTDPAKSERPDVRAFKAWMKAELRMSEQFRQGGRNVMIGE